In Cyclopterus lumpus isolate fCycLum1 chromosome 17, fCycLum1.pri, whole genome shotgun sequence, a genomic segment contains:
- the LOC117746622 gene encoding cysteine/serine-rich nuclear protein 1-like isoform X2 translates to MYAYSAHLHALSDPSQSGSHSTVLRTGKPSSPSSSGQSIWTNSSCDTSTNQCASSSSCSRRVCLNNNNNNNNNSQTMRGILKRKFAEVDDNPFYSSSSPSSSLSSPTSSEWESDGESGPSDNQDFTPHSPSSPTGSPIRPILKRARLAGARSSVRFDQVTVFSFPRCQGFTSVPGRGGATLGMARRHSALQRYTLAEHALERRHGRRERRRRERLEALKLKLTASGAVDQREADGLTVDQIPDDDTDVHIGDGDLEDGGFLQPYSSKQRQALLQAAGVNRIDRDEKRQLHALRVSREACGCDCRGFCEPETCACSLAGIKCQVDRFNFPCGCTKDGCGNTQGRIEFNSRRVQTHYIHTVMKLELQRRLQDETPSQEDQTGLPEDLEEYVDQDQDQDQDQDRPAYGAQDKSCPFGFPMEEDGLPLTMPATPSFHFPPERLVVEENSCSSDMTDSSCSSSDCDAGRCLNGSQDLPDVDGGLSRALSICISENNNHSMPSQPRHTGEPLWQHSGGPATYSTPAGSTGPLTANAFTDNVSRTSQTDYLDENANQARDFFDNDSLEGFPNTPSPTDYFSGRYMDLSLSSDSDIEFFDSDYASGPLHSSFKVHRNPDSFSHLQLFSSVNLPQYESSAYLLESLMGLTEPSPEQGYAVGGTRLS, encoded by the exons atgtATGCCTACTCCGCACACTTACATGCACTTAGTGATCCCAGCCAAAGTGGGTCACACTCCACTGTGCTGAGGACAGGCAAGCCGAGCAGCCCTTCTTCCTCTGGCCAGAGTATTTGGACCAACAG CTCCTGTGATACGTCAACAAACCAgtgtgcctcttcctcttcgtgtTCACGCAGAGTGtgcctcaacaacaacaacaacaacaacaacaacagccaaaCAATGAGAGGCATCCTGAAGAGAAAGTTTGCCGAGGTAGATGACAATCccttctactcctcctcctctccttcgtcctccctctcctcccccacctcctccgaGTGGGAGTCCGATGGGGAGAGCGGCCCCTCTGATAACCAGGATTTCACGCCTCACAGTCCTTCTTCACCCACCGGTTCACCCA TTCGGCCCATCCTGAAGAGAGCCCGGCTCGCCGGCGCCCGGAGCAGCGTGCGCTTTGACCAAGTCACCGTGTTCAGTTTCCCGCGCTGCCAGGGCTTCACCAGCGTGCCCGGTCGTGGAGGCGCCACCCTGGGCATGGCGCGGAGGCACAGCGCCCTTCAAAGATACACACTGGCGGAGCATGCGCTGGAGCGGCGGCACGGGCGGCGAGAgaggcggaggagagagaggctcgAGGCACTGAAACTCAAA TTGACCGCCAGCGGGGCCGTTGACCAGAGAGAGGCCGACGGGCTCACGGTGGATCAGATCCCAGATGACGACACGGACGTCCACATCGGCGACGGCGACCTGGAGGATGGGGGTTTCCTTCAGCCGTACTCCTCCAAACAGCGGCAGGCTCTCCTCCAGGCGGCGGGGGTGAATCGCATAGACCGGGATGAGAAGAGGCAGCTCCATGCCCTGCGTGTCTCCAGGGAGGCCTGCGGATGTGACTGCCGAGGCTTTTGTGAGCCAGAGACCTGCGCGTGCAGCCTGGCAGGAATCAAGTGCCAG GTGGACCGCTTCAACTTCCCATGTGGCTGCACCAAGGACGGCTGTGGAAACACTCAGGGGCGCATCGAGTTCAACTCCAGACGTGTGCAGACTCATTACATCCACACCGTCATGAAACTGGAACTGCAGAGGCGACTGCAAGATGAAACACCAAGCCAAGAGGACCAGACAGGACTTCCAGAAGACCTTGAAGAGTAtgtggaccaggaccaggaccaggaccaggaccaggaccgtCCGGCGTACGGAGCCCAGGACAAGAGCTGTCCCTTTGGGTTCCCGATGGAGGAAGACGGTCTACCTCTCACCATGCCTGCCACGCCTTCCTTTCATTTCCCCCCAGAGAGgttggtggtggaggagaaCAGCTGCAGCAGCGACATGACcgactcctcctgctcctcctctgactGCGATGCAGGACGATGCCTCAATGGGAGTCAGGATCTCCCTGACGTGGATGGAGGGTTGTCGCGTGCCCTCAGCATCTGCATCTCTGAAAACAATAACCACTCTATGCCCAGCCAACCGAGGCACACAGGAGAACCACTATGGCAGCACAGCGGCGGCCCTGCCACTTACAGCACGCCCGCTGGCAGTACGGGACCACTTACAGCCAACGCATTCACAGACAATGTGAGCCGGACCTCACAGACGGATTACCTCGATGAGAACGCAAACCAAGCCAGAGACTTCTTTGACAATGACTCTCTTGAGGGCTTCCCCAACACTCCCTCCCCCACTGACTATTTTTCAGGCAGGTACATGGACCTGAGTCTGTCGTCCGACTCCGACATCGAGTTCTTCGACAGTGACTACGCCTCCGGgccgctgcacagctccttcaaaGTACATAGAAACCCAGACAGTTTTAGCCACCTGCAGCTGTTTAGCTCGGTTAATTTGCCACAGTACGAGTCGAGCGCCTACCTCCTGGAGTCTCTGATGGGCCTGACTGAGCCCAGCCCGGAGCAGGGTTACGCGGTCGGGGGCACCCGGCTGTCATAG
- the LOC117746622 gene encoding cysteine/serine-rich nuclear protein 1-like isoform X3 codes for MYAYSAHLHALSDPSQSGSHSTVLRTGKPSSPSSSGQSIWTNRVCLNNNNNNNNNSQTMRGILKRKFAEVDDNPFYSSSSPSSSLSSPTSSEWESDGESGPSDNQDFTPHSPSSPTGSPIRPILKRARLAGARSSVRFDQVTVFSFPRCQGFTSVPGRGGATLGMARRHSALQRYTLAEHALERRHGRRERRRRERLEALKLKLTASGAVDQREADGLTVDQIPDDDTDVHIGDGDLEDGGFLQPYSSKQRQALLQAAGVNRIDRDEKRQLHALRVSREACGCDCRGFCEPETCACSLAGIKCQVDRFNFPCGCTKDGCGNTQGRIEFNSRRVQTHYIHTVMKLELQRRLQDETPSQEDQTGLPEDLEEYVDQDQDQDQDQDRPAYGAQDKSCPFGFPMEEDGLPLTMPATPSFHFPPERLVVEENSCSSDMTDSSCSSSDCDAGRCLNGSQDLPDVDGGLSRALSICISENNNHSMPSQPRHTGEPLWQHSGGPATYSTPAGSTGPLTANAFTDNVSRTSQTDYLDENANQARDFFDNDSLEGFPNTPSPTDYFSGRYMDLSLSSDSDIEFFDSDYASGPLHSSFKVHRNPDSFSHLQLFSSVNLPQYESSAYLLESLMGLTEPSPEQGYAVGGTRLS; via the exons atgtATGCCTACTCCGCACACTTACATGCACTTAGTGATCCCAGCCAAAGTGGGTCACACTCCACTGTGCTGAGGACAGGCAAGCCGAGCAGCCCTTCTTCCTCTGGCCAGAGTATTTGGACCAACAG AGTGtgcctcaacaacaacaacaacaacaacaacaacagccaaaCAATGAGAGGCATCCTGAAGAGAAAGTTTGCCGAGGTAGATGACAATCccttctactcctcctcctctccttcgtcctccctctcctcccccacctcctccgaGTGGGAGTCCGATGGGGAGAGCGGCCCCTCTGATAACCAGGATTTCACGCCTCACAGTCCTTCTTCACCCACCGGTTCACCCA TTCGGCCCATCCTGAAGAGAGCCCGGCTCGCCGGCGCCCGGAGCAGCGTGCGCTTTGACCAAGTCACCGTGTTCAGTTTCCCGCGCTGCCAGGGCTTCACCAGCGTGCCCGGTCGTGGAGGCGCCACCCTGGGCATGGCGCGGAGGCACAGCGCCCTTCAAAGATACACACTGGCGGAGCATGCGCTGGAGCGGCGGCACGGGCGGCGAGAgaggcggaggagagagaggctcgAGGCACTGAAACTCAAA TTGACCGCCAGCGGGGCCGTTGACCAGAGAGAGGCCGACGGGCTCACGGTGGATCAGATCCCAGATGACGACACGGACGTCCACATCGGCGACGGCGACCTGGAGGATGGGGGTTTCCTTCAGCCGTACTCCTCCAAACAGCGGCAGGCTCTCCTCCAGGCGGCGGGGGTGAATCGCATAGACCGGGATGAGAAGAGGCAGCTCCATGCCCTGCGTGTCTCCAGGGAGGCCTGCGGATGTGACTGCCGAGGCTTTTGTGAGCCAGAGACCTGCGCGTGCAGCCTGGCAGGAATCAAGTGCCAG GTGGACCGCTTCAACTTCCCATGTGGCTGCACCAAGGACGGCTGTGGAAACACTCAGGGGCGCATCGAGTTCAACTCCAGACGTGTGCAGACTCATTACATCCACACCGTCATGAAACTGGAACTGCAGAGGCGACTGCAAGATGAAACACCAAGCCAAGAGGACCAGACAGGACTTCCAGAAGACCTTGAAGAGTAtgtggaccaggaccaggaccaggaccaggaccaggaccgtCCGGCGTACGGAGCCCAGGACAAGAGCTGTCCCTTTGGGTTCCCGATGGAGGAAGACGGTCTACCTCTCACCATGCCTGCCACGCCTTCCTTTCATTTCCCCCCAGAGAGgttggtggtggaggagaaCAGCTGCAGCAGCGACATGACcgactcctcctgctcctcctctgactGCGATGCAGGACGATGCCTCAATGGGAGTCAGGATCTCCCTGACGTGGATGGAGGGTTGTCGCGTGCCCTCAGCATCTGCATCTCTGAAAACAATAACCACTCTATGCCCAGCCAACCGAGGCACACAGGAGAACCACTATGGCAGCACAGCGGCGGCCCTGCCACTTACAGCACGCCCGCTGGCAGTACGGGACCACTTACAGCCAACGCATTCACAGACAATGTGAGCCGGACCTCACAGACGGATTACCTCGATGAGAACGCAAACCAAGCCAGAGACTTCTTTGACAATGACTCTCTTGAGGGCTTCCCCAACACTCCCTCCCCCACTGACTATTTTTCAGGCAGGTACATGGACCTGAGTCTGTCGTCCGACTCCGACATCGAGTTCTTCGACAGTGACTACGCCTCCGGgccgctgcacagctccttcaaaGTACATAGAAACCCAGACAGTTTTAGCCACCTGCAGCTGTTTAGCTCGGTTAATTTGCCACAGTACGAGTCGAGCGCCTACCTCCTGGAGTCTCTGATGGGCCTGACTGAGCCCAGCCCGGAGCAGGGTTACGCGGTCGGGGGCACCCGGCTGTCATAG
- the LOC117746622 gene encoding cysteine/serine-rich nuclear protein 1-like isoform X1, with protein sequence MSDFSTWSCQRAVRPRAVGGGYYLADTRRLFGCCQPVLWCSHGHYSAASHTRREAHDARLAGPVTRPATSCQCEMFVVIALHFTSCSCDTSTNQCASSSSCSRRVCLNNNNNNNNNSQTMRGILKRKFAEVDDNPFYSSSSPSSSLSSPTSSEWESDGESGPSDNQDFTPHSPSSPTGSPIRPILKRARLAGARSSVRFDQVTVFSFPRCQGFTSVPGRGGATLGMARRHSALQRYTLAEHALERRHGRRERRRRERLEALKLKLTASGAVDQREADGLTVDQIPDDDTDVHIGDGDLEDGGFLQPYSSKQRQALLQAAGVNRIDRDEKRQLHALRVSREACGCDCRGFCEPETCACSLAGIKCQVDRFNFPCGCTKDGCGNTQGRIEFNSRRVQTHYIHTVMKLELQRRLQDETPSQEDQTGLPEDLEEYVDQDQDQDQDQDRPAYGAQDKSCPFGFPMEEDGLPLTMPATPSFHFPPERLVVEENSCSSDMTDSSCSSSDCDAGRCLNGSQDLPDVDGGLSRALSICISENNNHSMPSQPRHTGEPLWQHSGGPATYSTPAGSTGPLTANAFTDNVSRTSQTDYLDENANQARDFFDNDSLEGFPNTPSPTDYFSGRYMDLSLSSDSDIEFFDSDYASGPLHSSFKVHRNPDSFSHLQLFSSVNLPQYESSAYLLESLMGLTEPSPEQGYAVGGTRLS encoded by the exons ATGTCTGACTTCTCCACCTGGAGTTGCCAGAGAGCGGTACGACCGCGCGCGGTGGGAGGCGGGTACTATCTTGCTGACACACGTCGTCTCTTTGGTTGCTGCCAGCCAGTCCTCTGGTGTTCACACGGGCACTACAGTGCggcttcacacacacgcagagaggCGCACGATGCTCGGCTGGCTGGACCCGTAACGAGACCCGCAACTTCGTGTCAATGTGAGATGTTTGTTGTCATCGCGCTGCATTTTACTTCCTG CTCCTGTGATACGTCAACAAACCAgtgtgcctcttcctcttcgtgtTCACGCAGAGTGtgcctcaacaacaacaacaacaacaacaacaacagccaaaCAATGAGAGGCATCCTGAAGAGAAAGTTTGCCGAGGTAGATGACAATCccttctactcctcctcctctccttcgtcctccctctcctcccccacctcctccgaGTGGGAGTCCGATGGGGAGAGCGGCCCCTCTGATAACCAGGATTTCACGCCTCACAGTCCTTCTTCACCCACCGGTTCACCCA TTCGGCCCATCCTGAAGAGAGCCCGGCTCGCCGGCGCCCGGAGCAGCGTGCGCTTTGACCAAGTCACCGTGTTCAGTTTCCCGCGCTGCCAGGGCTTCACCAGCGTGCCCGGTCGTGGAGGCGCCACCCTGGGCATGGCGCGGAGGCACAGCGCCCTTCAAAGATACACACTGGCGGAGCATGCGCTGGAGCGGCGGCACGGGCGGCGAGAgaggcggaggagagagaggctcgAGGCACTGAAACTCAAA TTGACCGCCAGCGGGGCCGTTGACCAGAGAGAGGCCGACGGGCTCACGGTGGATCAGATCCCAGATGACGACACGGACGTCCACATCGGCGACGGCGACCTGGAGGATGGGGGTTTCCTTCAGCCGTACTCCTCCAAACAGCGGCAGGCTCTCCTCCAGGCGGCGGGGGTGAATCGCATAGACCGGGATGAGAAGAGGCAGCTCCATGCCCTGCGTGTCTCCAGGGAGGCCTGCGGATGTGACTGCCGAGGCTTTTGTGAGCCAGAGACCTGCGCGTGCAGCCTGGCAGGAATCAAGTGCCAG GTGGACCGCTTCAACTTCCCATGTGGCTGCACCAAGGACGGCTGTGGAAACACTCAGGGGCGCATCGAGTTCAACTCCAGACGTGTGCAGACTCATTACATCCACACCGTCATGAAACTGGAACTGCAGAGGCGACTGCAAGATGAAACACCAAGCCAAGAGGACCAGACAGGACTTCCAGAAGACCTTGAAGAGTAtgtggaccaggaccaggaccaggaccaggaccaggaccgtCCGGCGTACGGAGCCCAGGACAAGAGCTGTCCCTTTGGGTTCCCGATGGAGGAAGACGGTCTACCTCTCACCATGCCTGCCACGCCTTCCTTTCATTTCCCCCCAGAGAGgttggtggtggaggagaaCAGCTGCAGCAGCGACATGACcgactcctcctgctcctcctctgactGCGATGCAGGACGATGCCTCAATGGGAGTCAGGATCTCCCTGACGTGGATGGAGGGTTGTCGCGTGCCCTCAGCATCTGCATCTCTGAAAACAATAACCACTCTATGCCCAGCCAACCGAGGCACACAGGAGAACCACTATGGCAGCACAGCGGCGGCCCTGCCACTTACAGCACGCCCGCTGGCAGTACGGGACCACTTACAGCCAACGCATTCACAGACAATGTGAGCCGGACCTCACAGACGGATTACCTCGATGAGAACGCAAACCAAGCCAGAGACTTCTTTGACAATGACTCTCTTGAGGGCTTCCCCAACACTCCCTCCCCCACTGACTATTTTTCAGGCAGGTACATGGACCTGAGTCTGTCGTCCGACTCCGACATCGAGTTCTTCGACAGTGACTACGCCTCCGGgccgctgcacagctccttcaaaGTACATAGAAACCCAGACAGTTTTAGCCACCTGCAGCTGTTTAGCTCGGTTAATTTGCCACAGTACGAGTCGAGCGCCTACCTCCTGGAGTCTCTGATGGGCCTGACTGAGCCCAGCCCGGAGCAGGGTTACGCGGTCGGGGGCACCCGGCTGTCATAG
- the LOC117746622 gene encoding cysteine/serine-rich nuclear protein 1-like isoform X4: MRGILKRKFAEVDDNPFYSSSSPSSSLSSPTSSEWESDGESGPSDNQDFTPHSPSSPTGSPIRPILKRARLAGARSSVRFDQVTVFSFPRCQGFTSVPGRGGATLGMARRHSALQRYTLAEHALERRHGRRERRRRERLEALKLKLTASGAVDQREADGLTVDQIPDDDTDVHIGDGDLEDGGFLQPYSSKQRQALLQAAGVNRIDRDEKRQLHALRVSREACGCDCRGFCEPETCACSLAGIKCQVDRFNFPCGCTKDGCGNTQGRIEFNSRRVQTHYIHTVMKLELQRRLQDETPSQEDQTGLPEDLEEYVDQDQDQDQDQDRPAYGAQDKSCPFGFPMEEDGLPLTMPATPSFHFPPERLVVEENSCSSDMTDSSCSSSDCDAGRCLNGSQDLPDVDGGLSRALSICISENNNHSMPSQPRHTGEPLWQHSGGPATYSTPAGSTGPLTANAFTDNVSRTSQTDYLDENANQARDFFDNDSLEGFPNTPSPTDYFSGRYMDLSLSSDSDIEFFDSDYASGPLHSSFKVHRNPDSFSHLQLFSSVNLPQYESSAYLLESLMGLTEPSPEQGYAVGGTRLS; encoded by the exons ATGAGAGGCATCCTGAAGAGAAAGTTTGCCGAGGTAGATGACAATCccttctactcctcctcctctccttcgtcctccctctcctcccccacctcctccgaGTGGGAGTCCGATGGGGAGAGCGGCCCCTCTGATAACCAGGATTTCACGCCTCACAGTCCTTCTTCACCCACCGGTTCACCCA TTCGGCCCATCCTGAAGAGAGCCCGGCTCGCCGGCGCCCGGAGCAGCGTGCGCTTTGACCAAGTCACCGTGTTCAGTTTCCCGCGCTGCCAGGGCTTCACCAGCGTGCCCGGTCGTGGAGGCGCCACCCTGGGCATGGCGCGGAGGCACAGCGCCCTTCAAAGATACACACTGGCGGAGCATGCGCTGGAGCGGCGGCACGGGCGGCGAGAgaggcggaggagagagaggctcgAGGCACTGAAACTCAAA TTGACCGCCAGCGGGGCCGTTGACCAGAGAGAGGCCGACGGGCTCACGGTGGATCAGATCCCAGATGACGACACGGACGTCCACATCGGCGACGGCGACCTGGAGGATGGGGGTTTCCTTCAGCCGTACTCCTCCAAACAGCGGCAGGCTCTCCTCCAGGCGGCGGGGGTGAATCGCATAGACCGGGATGAGAAGAGGCAGCTCCATGCCCTGCGTGTCTCCAGGGAGGCCTGCGGATGTGACTGCCGAGGCTTTTGTGAGCCAGAGACCTGCGCGTGCAGCCTGGCAGGAATCAAGTGCCAG GTGGACCGCTTCAACTTCCCATGTGGCTGCACCAAGGACGGCTGTGGAAACACTCAGGGGCGCATCGAGTTCAACTCCAGACGTGTGCAGACTCATTACATCCACACCGTCATGAAACTGGAACTGCAGAGGCGACTGCAAGATGAAACACCAAGCCAAGAGGACCAGACAGGACTTCCAGAAGACCTTGAAGAGTAtgtggaccaggaccaggaccaggaccaggaccaggaccgtCCGGCGTACGGAGCCCAGGACAAGAGCTGTCCCTTTGGGTTCCCGATGGAGGAAGACGGTCTACCTCTCACCATGCCTGCCACGCCTTCCTTTCATTTCCCCCCAGAGAGgttggtggtggaggagaaCAGCTGCAGCAGCGACATGACcgactcctcctgctcctcctctgactGCGATGCAGGACGATGCCTCAATGGGAGTCAGGATCTCCCTGACGTGGATGGAGGGTTGTCGCGTGCCCTCAGCATCTGCATCTCTGAAAACAATAACCACTCTATGCCCAGCCAACCGAGGCACACAGGAGAACCACTATGGCAGCACAGCGGCGGCCCTGCCACTTACAGCACGCCCGCTGGCAGTACGGGACCACTTACAGCCAACGCATTCACAGACAATGTGAGCCGGACCTCACAGACGGATTACCTCGATGAGAACGCAAACCAAGCCAGAGACTTCTTTGACAATGACTCTCTTGAGGGCTTCCCCAACACTCCCTCCCCCACTGACTATTTTTCAGGCAGGTACATGGACCTGAGTCTGTCGTCCGACTCCGACATCGAGTTCTTCGACAGTGACTACGCCTCCGGgccgctgcacagctccttcaaaGTACATAGAAACCCAGACAGTTTTAGCCACCTGCAGCTGTTTAGCTCGGTTAATTTGCCACAGTACGAGTCGAGCGCCTACCTCCTGGAGTCTCTGATGGGCCTGACTGAGCCCAGCCCGGAGCAGGGTTACGCGGTCGGGGGCACCCGGCTGTCATAG
- the gorasp1a gene encoding Golgi reassembly-stacking protein 1a, with protein MGLSQSSEVSEGGTYGYHVHGVQPHSPAQMAGLQPFFDFILSLDNKRLNEENDLLKELLKANMERAVRMQVYSTKTTTLRELEVMPSNMWGGQGLLGASVRFCSYHGANENVWHILDVEASSPAALAELQPHSDYIVGADQVLQDSEDFFSLIEAHEGKPLKLLVYNTQTDVCREVVVTPNGAWGGEGSLGCGIGYGYLHRIPALSDVSTAEPPPPVPEEEPPPELPTHGFTEAPLMAPSSQSVDVLHLEQVTLQEAPLPPPVQRVMDPGFLDSEVAVMNPEPADLADRLDLSMSSIDMTNTSLTMHEEKDSEISGVEELEDSVLLSSSADSQTELQELSSQTATEFSSALASTDTLSDSGIPPAELSHLVTESTDPPGSLCESSDSPSPPMRDLSLPVGSPPEPPAEEPPCPPPVDFPQSSAADDPTVDESPPQAGEDATWPVEEPAELLDVAAAHHCSHESEGEELEEEPPLE; from the exons ATGGGGCTATCACAGAGTTCAGAAGTGTCCGAAGGAGGGACGTATGGATACCACGTGCACGGC GTGCAGCCACACTCCCCTGCACAAATGGCCGGACTGCAGCCGTTCTTCGACTTCATTCTGTCTCTGGACAACAAAAGACTT AATGAGGAAAATGACCTGCTGAAGGAGCTTCTGAAAGCCAACATGGAGAGAGCGGTGCGGATGCAGGTGTACAGCACGAAAACCACGACGCTCCGTGAGCTGGAGGTGATGCCCAGTAACATGTGGGGAGGACAGGGCCTGCTCGGGGCCAGCGTCCGATTCTGCAGCTACCATGGAGCCAACGAGAATGTCTGGCACATTCTG GACGTGGAAGCCAGTTCCCCTGCTGCATTGGCCGAGCTTCAGCCGCACAGCGACTACATCGTCGGAGCGGACCAAGTGTTGCAAGAT TCAGAAGACTTCTTCTCACTGATTGAGGCCCACGAAGGGAAGCCCTTAAAGTTGCTGGTGTACAACACACAAACGGATGTCTGCAGAGAGGTGGTGGTCACACCCAATGGGGCGTGGGGCGGAGAGGGCAG TTTGGGGTGTGGCATTGGTTATGGCTACTTGCACCGAATCCCAGCACTTTCTGATGTTTCGACGGCTGAGCCACCCCCCCCTGTTCCTGAGGAGGAACCCCCTCCGGAGCTGCCCACCCACGGGTTTACCGAG GCACCTTTGATGGCACCTTCAAGTCAAAGTGTAGATGTGTTACACCTGGAGCAGGTCACCCTCCAGGAAGCTCCTCTACCTCCACCCGTCCAGAGGGTCATGGACCCTG GTTTCTTAGACTCTGAAGTGGCAGTGATGAACCCCGAACCTGCAGATTTGGCAGACAGACTGGATCTGTCCATGTCGTCCATCGACATGACCAACACTTCGCTGACTATGCATGAGGAGAAGGACAGCGAAATCTCTGGCGTTG aggagctggaggacagtGTGCTGCTTTCGTCATCCGCAGACAGCCAGACTGAGCTACAGGAGCTGAGCTCCCAGACAGCCACAGAGTTCAGCTCTGCTCTCGCTTCCACTGACACTTTGTCTGATTCAGGCATCCCGCCAGCTGAACTATCTCACCTGGTCACAGAGTCCACAGACCCACCCGGCTCTCTGTGTGAATCTAGCGATAGCCCAAGTCCACCTATGCGGGACTTGTCTCTCCCTGTAGGGTCCCCCCCAGAGCCTCCCGCTGAAGAGCCTCCCTGCCCGCCTCCAGTCGATTTCCCCCAATCCTCTGCTGCGGATGATCCCACCGTAGACGAGTCTCCTCCTCAGGCCGGCGAGGATGCGACATGGCCGGTAGAGGAGCCTGCAGAGCTTCTCGATGTGGCTGCTGCTCACCACTGCAGCCATGAGAGCGAGGGGGAGGAGCTAGAAGAAGAGCCACCTCTCGAGTAA